Proteins encoded in a region of the Streptomyces sp. NBC_00310 genome:
- a CDS encoding helix-turn-helix transcriptional regulator — MLGDVETRSVSPVFVGRADELEVLREALARAAGGGAARAAGSGGDGGGGPQALLLGGEAGVGKTRLVEEFAAEAVRAGAVVALGGCVEIGADGLPFAPFSTALRALRRRLPDELATAAAGQEQELARLLPELGETPRVRHDEEGTARLFELTARLLERLAADRTIVLTLEDLHWADASTRHLLSYLLRTLRTGRLVVLATYRSDDIHRRHPLRPLLAELDRLRTVRRIELPRFNRAEVGHQLAGILAAEPEPERVDEIFDRSDGNAFFVEELAVAAHDGGCPGLTDSLRDLLLVRVERLPEDAQRIARIVAEGGSTVEYALLAAAARLPEDDLIEALRAAVGANILLAAPGGDGYRFRHSLVREAVSDDLLPGERSRLNRRYAEVLEADPTLVPADGRATRLASYWYHAHDAAKALPAVLDASAEARSRHAHSEQLRLLERAMELWDAAPDAVRTALRPVDYTEVYPPCGCDPATTPLRYLDLMAEAAVAGRLCGERERALRITRRALDLLADGGDPLRTAWFWVQRSMLTEGLARGDGWKELATAQDLVRGLPPSEVHAEVLSRVACWSMLHAPGPDALSDAQRAVEYARMVGAEDIELNARLTLGGLMVDAGDVETGIAEMEEARRRTLERGPAAVVGRAYVNIPSCLEGIGRSQDAVRLLKEGVQVTRSRGLSESEAWVWGNLAESLFSLGCWDEALEAVEKAQSVVSSQKPRGLSTLIHAAIALSRGDLAEARGQLAVARGHYGSHNPMPQNDLPLSSLTLGIAVAEGRLPDARAELARVLDTGFPVGTQRYAWPLLLTAVIAEAEARTLSTAGPGRAEVLDQIFTAVKKLTTGAPIWLAHEQWVRAELQRAEGVSAPDTWSDVVTAFEPLERPYDLARVRHRLAEALLTEGTDEEARDRATELLRLAAAVADHLGARPLADEVALLARRARLTLSRAPEPALTPADPVAALGLTGREHDVLRLVAVGRTNRQIAEELFISPKTASVHVSNILAKLGVSGRGEAAAVAHRVGLPPAGAGERLAAG; from the coding sequence ATGCTCGGCGATGTGGAGACCAGGTCCGTCAGTCCGGTGTTCGTCGGTCGAGCCGACGAACTGGAGGTGTTGCGCGAGGCGTTGGCCCGCGCAGCGGGTGGGGGTGCCGCGCGGGCGGCGGGAAGCGGGGGAGACGGGGGCGGCGGCCCGCAGGCGCTGCTGCTCGGCGGTGAGGCCGGGGTGGGCAAGACCCGCCTGGTCGAGGAGTTCGCCGCCGAGGCCGTGCGCGCGGGCGCGGTCGTCGCGCTCGGCGGCTGCGTCGAGATCGGCGCCGACGGACTGCCCTTCGCGCCCTTCTCCACCGCGCTGCGCGCCCTGCGCCGCCGACTGCCCGACGAACTGGCCACCGCGGCCGCCGGACAGGAACAGGAACTGGCCAGGCTGCTCCCCGAGTTGGGCGAGACTCCCCGCGTACGGCACGACGAGGAGGGCACGGCCCGCCTCTTCGAACTCACCGCCCGCCTCCTGGAACGCCTCGCCGCCGACCGCACGATCGTCCTCACCCTGGAGGACCTGCATTGGGCCGACGCCTCCACCCGCCACCTCCTCTCCTACCTGCTGCGCACCCTGCGCACCGGCCGTCTCGTCGTCCTCGCCACCTATCGCTCCGACGACATCCACCGCCGCCACCCGCTGCGCCCCCTCCTCGCCGAACTCGACCGCCTCCGCACGGTCCGTCGCATCGAACTGCCCCGCTTCAACCGCGCCGAGGTCGGCCACCAACTCGCCGGCATCCTCGCCGCCGAGCCCGAACCGGAGCGCGTGGACGAGATCTTCGACCGCTCCGACGGCAACGCCTTCTTCGTCGAGGAACTCGCCGTCGCCGCCCACGACGGCGGCTGCCCCGGCCTCACCGACTCCCTGCGCGACCTGCTCCTCGTCCGCGTCGAACGGCTCCCCGAGGACGCCCAGCGGATCGCCCGCATCGTCGCCGAGGGCGGGTCCACCGTGGAGTACGCCCTGCTCGCGGCCGCGGCCCGGCTTCCCGAGGACGACCTCATCGAGGCCCTGCGGGCCGCCGTCGGCGCCAACATCCTGCTCGCCGCCCCCGGCGGCGACGGCTACCGCTTCCGGCACTCCCTGGTCCGCGAGGCCGTCAGCGACGACCTGCTGCCCGGCGAACGCTCCCGCCTCAACCGCCGCTACGCCGAGGTCCTGGAGGCCGACCCGACCCTCGTCCCGGCCGACGGCCGCGCCACCCGCCTGGCCAGCTACTGGTACCACGCCCACGACGCGGCCAAGGCCCTGCCCGCCGTCCTCGACGCCTCCGCCGAGGCCCGCTCCCGACACGCCCACTCCGAGCAACTACGGCTCCTGGAACGGGCGATGGAGCTGTGGGACGCCGCCCCCGACGCCGTACGCACCGCACTGCGCCCCGTCGACTACACCGAGGTCTACCCTCCCTGCGGCTGCGACCCCGCCACCACCCCCCTGCGCTATCTGGACCTCATGGCCGAGGCCGCCGTCGCCGGACGGCTGTGCGGGGAGCGGGAGCGGGCCCTGAGGATCACTCGGCGGGCCCTCGACCTGCTCGCCGACGGGGGCGACCCGCTGCGCACCGCCTGGTTCTGGGTACAGCGCTCCATGCTCACCGAGGGCCTGGCCCGGGGCGACGGCTGGAAGGAGCTCGCCACCGCCCAGGATCTCGTCCGCGGCCTGCCGCCCTCGGAGGTGCACGCCGAGGTGCTCTCCCGCGTCGCCTGTTGGTCCATGCTCCACGCCCCCGGCCCCGACGCCCTCTCCGACGCCCAGCGCGCCGTCGAATACGCGCGCATGGTGGGCGCCGAGGACATCGAACTCAACGCCCGTCTCACCCTCGGCGGCCTGATGGTCGACGCCGGTGACGTCGAGACGGGCATCGCGGAGATGGAGGAGGCCCGCCGCCGCACGCTCGAACGCGGCCCCGCCGCCGTCGTGGGCCGCGCCTACGTGAACATCCCGTCCTGCCTGGAGGGCATCGGACGCTCCCAGGACGCGGTGCGCCTGCTGAAGGAAGGCGTCCAAGTCACCCGAAGCAGGGGCCTGTCGGAGTCCGAGGCCTGGGTCTGGGGCAACCTCGCCGAGTCCCTGTTCTCCCTGGGGTGCTGGGACGAGGCCCTGGAGGCCGTGGAGAAGGCCCAGAGCGTCGTCTCCAGCCAGAAGCCGCGAGGGCTCAGCACCCTCATCCACGCCGCCATCGCCCTGTCCCGCGGCGACCTCGCCGAGGCCCGCGGCCAACTCGCCGTCGCACGCGGCCATTACGGCAGCCACAACCCCATGCCGCAGAACGACCTGCCGCTGTCCTCTCTCACCCTCGGCATCGCCGTCGCCGAGGGCCGCCTCCCGGACGCCCGCGCGGAGCTCGCCCGCGTCCTCGACACCGGCTTCCCCGTCGGCACCCAGCGCTATGCCTGGCCCCTGCTGCTCACCGCCGTCATCGCCGAGGCCGAGGCCCGCACCCTGTCGACCGCCGGGCCCGGCCGCGCCGAGGTACTCGACCAGATCTTCACCGCGGTCAAGAAGCTCACCACCGGCGCACCGATCTGGCTCGCCCACGAGCAGTGGGTGCGCGCCGAACTCCAGCGCGCCGAAGGCGTATCGGCCCCGGACACCTGGTCCGATGTCGTCACCGCCTTCGAGCCTCTGGAACGGCCCTACGACCTCGCCCGCGTCCGGCACCGCCTCGCCGAGGCCCTGCTGACCGAGGGCACCGACGAGGAGGCCCGGGACCGCGCGACGGAACTGCTGCGGCTGGCCGCCGCCGTCGCCGACCACCTCGGTGCCCGCCCACTCGCCGACGAGGTCGCCCTCCTCGCCCGCCGCGCCCGCCTCACCCTCAGCCGCGCCCCCGAGCCCGCCCTCACGCCCGCCGACCCCGTGGCCGCGCTCGGCCTCACCGGCCGCGAACACGACGTCCTCCGCCTGGTGGCCGTCGGCCGCACCAACCGCCAGATAGCCGAGGAACTCTTCATCTCCCCGAAGACGGCCAGCGTCCACGTCTCCAACATCCTCGCCAAGCTCGGTGTCTCGGGCCGGGGCGAGGCGGCGGCGGTGGCGCATCGGGTGGGGTTGCCCCCGGCGGGGGCCGGGGAACGGCTGGCAGCGGGATGA
- a CDS encoding DUF6191 domain-containing protein: MFNAFEELFAPGRKHTRDEQNRLELTREDVGDNDPGRGPIDLASGKVVVRPPEPVEEEAGAGAGEAAEE, translated from the coding sequence GTGTTCAACGCCTTCGAGGAACTCTTCGCACCTGGCCGCAAGCACACGCGTGACGAGCAGAACCGGCTGGAACTGACCCGCGAGGACGTCGGGGACAACGACCCGGGACGCGGACCGATAGACCTTGCGTCCGGGAAGGTCGTCGTACGCCCGCCCGAGCCGGTGGAGGAGGAGGCAGGGGCAGGGGCAGGGGAGGCGGCCGAGGAGTAG
- a CDS encoding PQQ-dependent sugar dehydrogenase translates to MVQRRVVTAALAAAVLLVTTGCSSDDGEKPDAAGGSPPSSSSAESSPPEQAADAAPPAKGSVRVVRTVAEDLDTPWGLAPLPEGGLLVSSRDEATISRIDEKSGKSTELGEVPGVAPAGEGGLMGIAVSPEYASDHMIYAYFTSESDNRIVRMLYDPEKPAGEQLGAPDTILRGIPKGTNHNGGRLAFGPDRLLYASTGERYEGPLAQDKDSLGGKILRMTPDGEPAPGNPFDDSVVYSYGHRNVQGLAWDGKQRLWASEFGQNTWDELNQIRPGGNYGWPEVEGKGGKSGYVDPVAVWRTDEASPSGIAIAEGSVWMAGLRGQRLWRVPLDGTKAAADPQAFLEEDYGRLRTVVSAGGGKLWLVTSETDGRGSPEGGDDKILELEVT, encoded by the coding sequence ATGGTGCAACGTCGAGTGGTGACGGCCGCGTTGGCCGCAGCCGTGCTCCTGGTGACGACCGGCTGCTCCTCCGACGACGGAGAGAAGCCGGACGCGGCCGGCGGCTCACCCCCGAGCAGCAGCAGTGCCGAGTCGTCCCCGCCCGAGCAGGCGGCGGACGCGGCGCCCCCCGCGAAGGGCTCGGTGAGGGTGGTCCGCACCGTCGCCGAGGACCTCGACACCCCCTGGGGCCTCGCGCCCCTCCCCGAGGGCGGTCTCCTCGTGTCCTCCCGTGACGAGGCCACGATCAGCAGAATCGACGAGAAGTCCGGCAAGAGCACCGAGCTCGGCGAGGTCCCCGGCGTCGCCCCGGCCGGCGAGGGCGGCCTCATGGGCATCGCCGTCTCCCCGGAGTACGCCTCCGACCACATGATCTACGCGTACTTCACCTCGGAGTCCGACAACAGGATCGTCCGGATGCTGTACGACCCCGAGAAGCCCGCCGGCGAGCAGCTCGGCGCGCCGGACACCATCCTCCGGGGCATCCCCAAGGGCACGAACCACAACGGCGGCCGGCTCGCCTTCGGCCCCGACCGACTGCTGTACGCGAGCACGGGCGAGCGGTACGAGGGCCCGCTGGCCCAGGACAAGGACTCCCTCGGCGGCAAGATCCTCCGTATGACCCCGGACGGCGAGCCCGCCCCGGGCAACCCGTTCGACGACTCCGTGGTGTATTCGTACGGCCACCGCAACGTCCAGGGCCTCGCCTGGGACGGCAAGCAGCGTCTGTGGGCCTCGGAGTTCGGCCAGAACACCTGGGACGAGCTGAACCAGATCCGGCCCGGCGGGAACTACGGCTGGCCGGAGGTGGAGGGCAAGGGCGGCAAGTCCGGTTACGTCGACCCGGTGGCCGTGTGGAGGACGGACGAGGCCTCCCCGAGCGGCATCGCCATAGCGGAGGGCTCGGTCTGGATGGCGGGCCTGAGGGGCCAGCGTCTGTGGCGCGTCCCCCTGGACGGCACCAAGGCCGCCGCCGACCCCCAGGCCTTCCTGGAGGAGGACTACGGCCGCCTTCGCACGGTTGTCTCCGCCGGCGGCGGCAAACTCTGGCTGGTGACCAGCGAGACGGACGGCCGGGGTTCCCCGGAAGGTGGCGACGACAAGATCCTGGAGCTGGAGGTGACGTAA
- a CDS encoding aldo/keto reductase — MERRTIGAATLEVGAVGLGCMPMSWAYTRSRQRGDESMRTVHRALDLGTTLLDTADMYGPFTNELLVGRVLRERRAEAFVSTKVGLLVGEQHIVANGRPGYVKRACDASLRRLQTDVIDLYQLHRADPEVPVEETWGAMAELVQAGKVRALGLCAVGARAGRRPGAGMYDTTIRQLQRVQQIFPVSAVQAELSVWSREALDSLLPWCVARGIGFLAAMPLGNGFLTGTLTPGGGFEIDDLRARHPRFTAEMMAANQPLVVGLRRVAARHGATVTPAQVALAWILSLGPHVVPVPGTKQARWVTENAAAHALRLTAQDLSEVAGLPPARGSWD, encoded by the coding sequence GTGGAGCGCAGGACGATCGGCGCGGCGACGCTCGAGGTGGGGGCCGTAGGACTCGGGTGCATGCCGATGAGCTGGGCGTACACCAGGTCGCGGCAACGGGGCGACGAGTCGATGCGGACGGTGCACCGGGCCCTCGACCTCGGCACCACGCTGCTGGACACCGCCGACATGTACGGCCCCTTCACCAACGAGCTGCTGGTGGGCCGGGTGCTGAGGGAGCGCCGCGCGGAGGCCTTCGTCTCCACCAAGGTGGGTTTGTTGGTGGGTGAGCAGCACATCGTGGCCAACGGCCGCCCCGGCTATGTGAAACGTGCCTGCGACGCCTCGCTGCGCCGCCTCCAGACCGACGTCATCGATCTCTACCAGCTCCACCGGGCGGACCCCGAGGTCCCCGTCGAGGAGACGTGGGGCGCGATGGCGGAGCTCGTACAGGCGGGGAAGGTGAGGGCGTTGGGCCTGTGCGCGGTGGGCGCGCGGGCGGGCCGCCGGCCGGGCGCGGGCATGTACGACACCACGATCCGCCAGCTCCAGCGGGTCCAGCAGATATTCCCGGTGAGCGCCGTGCAGGCCGAGCTGTCGGTCTGGTCGCGGGAGGCCCTGGACTCCCTTCTCCCCTGGTGTGTGGCCCGCGGCATCGGTTTCCTGGCCGCCATGCCCCTGGGGAATGGTTTCCTCACCGGCACCCTGACGCCCGGCGGGGGCTTCGAGATCGACGACCTCCGCGCCCGTCACCCCCGCTTCACCGCCGAGATGATGGCCGCCAACCAGCCCCTCGTCGTCGGCCTCCGCCGCGTCGCGGCACGCCACGGGGCGACGGTGACCCCGGCCCAGGTCGCCCTCGCCTGGATCCTCTCCCTCGGCCCCCATGTGGTCCCGGTGCCGGGCACCAAGCAGGCACGGTGGGTGACGGAGAACGCGGCCGCCCACGCCCTCCGTCTCACGGCCCAGGACCTGTCGGAGGTGGCGGGCCTCCCGCCCGCGCGGGGATCCTGGGACTGA
- a CDS encoding 2-hydroxyacid dehydrogenase, which translates to MTADATADPTADVTADVWLPIPPDEIEGLPQGPNYLFWDGGEDGTQPYPGDPADCVLYVVPYMKRWPVKVNPLEHMRNLRVIQTLTAGVDDVLARLSAVAPGVQLCNARGVHEASTAELALTLTLASLRGVPDFVRAQQQERWQGDFRPALADRTVLIVGYGAIGAAIEDRLVPFEVARVARVARSERTTARGPVHSFTELPSLLPQADVVILSTPLTEQTKGLVNADFLARMKNGALLVNVARGGVVDTKALLAELDGGRITAALDVTDPEPLPPGHPLWRAPGVLISPHVGGPTSAFLPRAKRLLVAQLGRFVNREPLRNVVLTTGETDDA; encoded by the coding sequence ATGACTGCTGACGCGACTGCCGACCCGACCGCGGACGTGACCGCCGATGTGTGGCTCCCCATCCCGCCGGACGAGATCGAGGGGCTCCCGCAGGGCCCCAACTACCTCTTCTGGGACGGAGGTGAGGACGGCACGCAGCCGTACCCGGGCGACCCCGCGGACTGCGTCCTGTACGTGGTGCCCTACATGAAGCGCTGGCCGGTGAAGGTGAACCCGCTGGAGCACATGCGGAACCTGCGGGTGATCCAGACGCTCACGGCGGGCGTCGACGACGTCCTGGCCCGGCTGTCCGCGGTCGCTCCCGGTGTCCAGCTCTGCAACGCGCGTGGAGTGCACGAGGCCAGCACGGCCGAGCTCGCGCTCACCCTGACCCTCGCCTCGCTGCGCGGTGTCCCCGACTTCGTCCGGGCCCAGCAACAGGAGCGCTGGCAGGGCGACTTCCGCCCCGCGCTCGCCGACCGGACCGTCCTGATCGTCGGCTACGGCGCGATCGGCGCCGCCATCGAGGACCGGCTCGTGCCCTTCGAGGTGGCGCGGGTGGCGCGCGTCGCGCGCTCTGAGCGCACCACGGCGCGCGGACCGGTGCATTCGTTCACCGAACTGCCCTCCCTGCTGCCGCAGGCGGATGTCGTGATCCTGTCCACTCCTCTCACAGAACAGACGAAAGGCCTGGTCAACGCCGACTTCCTGGCCCGTATGAAAAACGGCGCCCTCCTGGTGAATGTTGCCCGCGGAGGCGTCGTCGACACCAAGGCGCTGCTCGCGGAACTGGACGGTGGGCGCATCACGGCGGCGCTCGACGTCACCGATCCCGAGCCGCTGCCGCCGGGGCACCCGCTCTGGCGCGCGCCCGGCGTCCTCATCAGCCCGCACGTCGGCGGCCCCACCTCGGCCTTCCTGCCGCGTGCCAAAAGGCTGTTGGTGGCCCAGTTGGGACGATTCGTGAACCGGGAGCCCTTGCGCAACGTGGTCCTTACGACGGGCGAGACGGACGACGCGTAA
- a CDS encoding putative bifunctional diguanylate cyclase/phosphodiesterase yields MSPRQSTGSTLSPTLRATKPLPGPLPPGRAPGRGGASLRAQLVLALLCAAYAVGAAFSWGNEQVALVMGDFGLSAAAAAAAVSCFRYARRRSSRFRPAWLLFALSSAMAALGNGVWGWYEVVLERPVPEPSYADLFFLCFAPPAIVGLLVLAKRPMTRAGWVCLALDSWLIGGSLVTLSWSLALAQTAQLDGSDTAHTALSLAYPLLDIALVSMVLALHFRRSSMHRSAVNTAIGALALTVMCDALFTSPLLHTSYRSGQLLDAGWFAGSLLLAYAPWAGQRHGQADEGGHARVVHEHIPGQRHDAQPGHRHEVQPGHRHDIQQGGHVHVLLQGGGHSRYPATRPIAGSLAALTPYLAAAVCTLGILYNVLNGRSVDRVVLITACTVVLALVVRQGIMLLDNITLTQELAQKENHFRSLVQGSSDVIMIAAPNGILRYVSPAAAGVYGRPAEDLVGKELASIIHPEDLGCVVHEVRRFLAADPAEEPTTRIECRFKAGGGGTSRSSEAESRGGWLNVESTVNRHHGGLIFNSRDVTERVRLQAQLQHNAEHDPLTDLPNRALFTKRVQQALSGRRSSDRGVALRNTAVLFIDLDGFKAVNDTIGHQAGDELLVQAARRLQDAVRQGDTASRLGGDEFAALIVGDGSRDRTARERHILELADRLRIALSQPYTIDGNDVRVAASIGVSFAEPGLGAGELLRNADLAMYRAKASGKGRVELYKPQMQQDVVRKAELATRLRAALHDGEFMLLNQPVVELETGRISSVATAARWRSSQGVLFTPAEFLRVSEDSEKTAELGRWMLEQAVEQAADRLTSGLNVPVSVRMSARRLLDRSLPPGSVETLLTRHGLPSGSLIVELSDTELKGPLDELERRLNHLRRLGVRIALDGLGSGHAAITALRRLPVDVLKLDRGLVEGIVESTRLHKITRGLLRIADDLGLQSVADGVDLPEQVVALRAMGCTHGQGAAFSGPLDEYRLRRALSLGHYPVPSGPAEPAFAGGGGGVYTSGVTAVYGGGSALRSHNETPVPPT; encoded by the coding sequence GTGAGTCCCCGCCAGTCCACCGGCTCCACGCTGAGCCCCACGCTCCGGGCGACCAAGCCACTGCCCGGGCCGCTGCCGCCCGGGAGGGCACCCGGCCGCGGTGGCGCGAGCCTCCGGGCCCAACTCGTCCTCGCCCTGCTCTGCGCGGCCTACGCCGTCGGTGCCGCGTTCAGCTGGGGCAACGAACAAGTCGCCCTCGTCATGGGCGACTTCGGGCTCAGCGCGGCCGCGGCCGCGGCCGCCGTCTCCTGCTTCCGCTACGCACGCCGCCGCAGCAGCCGCTTTCGGCCCGCCTGGCTGCTGTTCGCCCTCTCCTCCGCCATGGCGGCACTGGGCAACGGCGTCTGGGGGTGGTACGAGGTCGTCCTGGAGCGGCCCGTGCCCGAGCCGAGCTACGCGGACCTGTTCTTCCTCTGCTTCGCGCCACCCGCCATCGTCGGCCTGCTGGTGCTGGCCAAGAGGCCCATGACCAGGGCCGGCTGGGTCTGCCTCGCGCTGGACTCCTGGCTCATCGGGGGCTCCCTGGTCACCCTCTCCTGGAGCCTCGCGCTCGCCCAGACCGCCCAGCTCGACGGGTCCGACACCGCGCACACCGCACTCTCACTGGCCTACCCGCTGCTCGACATCGCCCTGGTCAGCATGGTGCTCGCGCTGCACTTCCGCCGGTCCTCGATGCACCGCTCCGCGGTCAACACCGCGATCGGCGCCCTCGCGCTCACCGTGATGTGCGACGCCCTGTTCACCTCACCCCTCCTGCACACCAGCTACCGCTCCGGCCAGCTCCTCGACGCCGGCTGGTTCGCGGGCTCCCTGCTCCTCGCCTACGCCCCCTGGGCCGGCCAGCGGCACGGACAGGCGGACGAGGGCGGGCACGCGCGCGTGGTGCACGAACACATCCCGGGCCAGCGGCACGACGCGCAGCCGGGCCACCGCCACGAGGTCCAGCCGGGCCACCGGCACGACATCCAGCAAGGAGGACACGTGCATGTGCTCCTCCAGGGAGGAGGTCACAGTCGGTATCCGGCCACCCGCCCCATCGCCGGATCCCTGGCCGCGCTCACTCCCTACCTGGCCGCCGCCGTCTGCACCCTGGGCATCCTCTACAACGTCCTGAACGGCCGCAGTGTCGATCGCGTGGTGCTCATCACCGCCTGCACCGTCGTGCTCGCCCTCGTCGTCCGCCAGGGCATCATGCTCCTCGACAACATCACCCTCACCCAGGAGCTGGCCCAGAAGGAGAACCACTTCCGCTCCCTGGTGCAGGGCTCCAGCGACGTCATCATGATCGCCGCGCCGAACGGCATCCTCCGCTACGTCAGCCCGGCCGCCGCCGGGGTCTACGGACGTCCCGCGGAGGACCTCGTCGGCAAGGAGCTGGCGTCGATCATCCACCCCGAGGACCTCGGCTGCGTCGTCCACGAGGTGCGCCGCTTCCTCGCCGCCGACCCCGCCGAGGAGCCCACCACCCGTATCGAGTGCCGCTTCAAGGCCGGCGGTGGGGGCACCTCCCGCTCGAGCGAAGCCGAGAGCCGGGGAGGCTGGCTGAACGTGGAGTCCACGGTCAACCGCCACCACGGCGGCCTCATCTTCAACAGCCGGGACGTGACCGAGAGAGTGCGGCTGCAGGCCCAGCTCCAGCACAACGCCGAGCACGACCCGCTCACCGACCTGCCCAACCGCGCCCTGTTCACCAAGCGCGTCCAGCAGGCGCTTTCCGGCCGCCGCTCCTCCGACCGAGGTGTCGCCCTGCGCAACACGGCGGTCCTCTTCATCGACCTCGACGGCTTCAAGGCCGTCAACGACACGATCGGGCACCAGGCCGGGGACGAGCTGCTGGTCCAGGCCGCCCGCAGACTCCAGGACGCCGTCCGGCAGGGGGACACCGCCTCCCGGCTCGGCGGCGACGAGTTCGCGGCCCTCATCGTCGGGGACGGCTCCCGGGACCGCACCGCCCGTGAGCGGCACATCCTGGAGCTCGCCGACCGGCTCCGGATCGCCCTCTCACAGCCGTACACCATCGACGGCAACGATGTCCGGGTGGCCGCCTCCATCGGCGTCTCCTTCGCCGAGCCCGGCCTCGGCGCGGGCGAGCTGCTGCGCAACGCCGACCTCGCCATGTACCGCGCCAAGGCGTCCGGCAAGGGCCGCGTCGAGCTGTACAAGCCACAGATGCAGCAGGACGTCGTCCGCAAGGCGGAGCTGGCCACCCGGCTGCGGGCCGCGCTGCACGACGGCGAGTTCATGCTGCTGAACCAGCCCGTCGTGGAGCTGGAGACCGGCCGGATCTCGTCGGTCGCGACCGCGGCACGCTGGCGCTCGTCCCAGGGGGTGCTGTTCACGCCGGCCGAGTTCCTGCGGGTCTCCGAGGACAGTGAGAAGACCGCCGAGCTGGGCCGCTGGATGCTGGAGCAGGCCGTCGAGCAGGCCGCGGACCGGCTCACCAGCGGCCTGAACGTCCCGGTGTCCGTCCGGATGAGCGCCCGGCGCCTGCTGGACCGCTCCCTGCCCCCCGGCTCGGTGGAGACGCTCCTGACCCGCCACGGGCTGCCCTCGGGCTCCTTGATCGTCGAGCTGTCGGACACCGAGCTGAAGGGCCCGCTGGACGAGCTGGAGCGCCGGCTGAACCACCTCCGGCGCCTCGGTGTCCGGATCGCCCTGGACGGTCTCGGCAGTGGCCACGCGGCCATCACGGCACTGCGCCGGCTTCCCGTCGACGTACTGAAGCTGGACCGAGGCCTCGTCGAGGGGATCGTGGAGTCCACGCGGCTCCACAAGATCACCAGGGGGTTGCTGCGCATCGCCGACGACCTGGGGCTGCAGTCCGTCGCCGACGGCGTGGATCTGCCCGAGCAGGTGGTCGCCCTGCGCGCGATGGGCTGCACCCACGGCCAGGGCGCGGCCTTCTCCGGACCGCTGGACGAGTACCGGCTCCGCCGGGCCCTGTCCCTCGGGCACTACCCGGTGCCCAGCGGGCCCGCGGAACCCGCGTTCGCGGGCGGTGGGGGAGGGGTGTACACAAGTGGTGTGACCGCTGTCTACGGAGGCGGAAGTGCCCTTCGCTCACATAATGAGACTCCCGTCCCACCTACTTGA